One segment of Streptomyces sp. NA02950 DNA contains the following:
- a CDS encoding purine-nucleoside phosphorylase: MNASVTWDSQGDPHAAADAAAARLRELTGAETHDVALVLGSGWVPATDALGTPDHEFPVTELPAFPPPAVEGHAGTIRSYKINNKRVLVFLGRTHFYEGRGVAAVAHGVRTAVAAGCKTIVLTNGCGGLRDGMRPGQPVLISDHINLTASSPIIGANFVDLTDLYSPRLRALCQQIDPTLEEGVYAQFPGPHYETPAEIRMARTIGADLVGMSTTLEAIAAREAGAEVLGISLVTNLAAGMTGEPLNHEEVLQAGRDSAARMGSLLAKVLDRV; encoded by the coding sequence GTGAACGCATCAGTTACTTGGGACAGCCAGGGCGACCCCCACGCCGCCGCCGACGCCGCCGCCGCGCGCCTGCGCGAGCTGACCGGCGCGGAGACCCACGACGTCGCCCTGGTCCTGGGCTCCGGCTGGGTCCCCGCCACCGACGCACTCGGAACGCCGGACCACGAGTTCCCCGTCACCGAGCTGCCCGCCTTTCCGCCGCCCGCCGTCGAGGGCCATGCGGGCACGATCCGCTCGTACAAGATCAACAACAAGCGGGTTCTGGTCTTCCTCGGCCGCACGCACTTCTACGAGGGCCGCGGTGTCGCCGCCGTCGCACACGGCGTCCGCACCGCCGTCGCCGCCGGCTGCAAGACCATCGTCCTCACCAACGGCTGCGGCGGCCTCCGCGACGGTATGCGCCCCGGCCAGCCGGTACTGATCAGCGACCACATCAACCTCACCGCCAGCTCCCCGATCATCGGCGCCAACTTCGTCGACCTCACGGACCTGTACTCACCCCGGCTGCGCGCGCTCTGCCAGCAGATCGACCCCACCCTCGAGGAGGGCGTCTACGCGCAGTTCCCCGGCCCGCACTACGAGACCCCGGCCGAGATCCGTATGGCCCGCACCATCGGCGCGGACCTCGTCGGCATGTCCACCACCCTCGAGGCGATCGCCGCCCGTGAGGCGGGCGCGGAGGTCCTGGGCATCTCCCTGGTCACCAACCTCGCCGCGGGCATGACGGGCGAACCCCTGAACCACGAGGAGGTCCTCCAGGCGGGCCGCGACTCCGCCGCCCGTATGGGCAGCCTCCTGGCCAAGGTCCTCGACCGCGTGTGA
- a CDS encoding phospho-sugar mutase, with translation MEPVLITQARTWLAEDPDPDTRAELSELLRTEALDEIADRFSGTLQFGTAGLRGELGAGPMRMNRAVVIRAAAGLAAYLAQQDTTRGGLVVIGYDARYKSADFARDTAAVMTGAGFRAALLPRPLPTPVLAFAIRHLGAVAGIEVTASHNPPRDNGYKVYLGDGSQIVPPADTDIATAIAAIGSLNDVPRPDSGWETLGDDVLDAYLARTDAVLTPGSPRTARVVYTPMHGVGRDTLTAAFARAGFPAPTVVAAQADPDPAFPTVAFPNPEEPGAMDLAFATARDLGATTDPTAGPDAVDVVIANDPDADRCAVAVPTPAGAPPAHGWRMLRGDEVGALLATHLVHKRAHGTVATTIVSSSLLSRIAAAAGLAYAETLTGFKWLARVDGLRYAFEEALGYCVDPDGVRDKDGITAALLIAELTSELKEQGRTLSDLLDDIALAHGLHATDQLSVRVEDLSVIATAMKRLREQPPTVLAGLAVRSTDDLARGTETLPPTDGLRYHLSGDGTIRSARVIVRPSGTEPKLKCYLEVVVDVPGADALATARTTAETALASLRTDLATAAGI, from the coding sequence ATGGAGCCCGTCCTCATCACCCAGGCCCGCACCTGGCTCGCCGAGGACCCCGACCCCGACACCCGCGCCGAACTCAGCGAACTGCTGCGCACCGAGGCGCTCGACGAGATCGCGGACCGCTTCTCCGGCACCCTCCAGTTCGGCACCGCCGGTCTCCGCGGTGAGCTCGGCGCCGGCCCCATGCGCATGAACCGCGCCGTCGTCATCCGCGCCGCCGCGGGCCTCGCGGCCTACCTCGCCCAGCAGGACACCACCCGGGGCGGCCTCGTCGTCATCGGCTACGACGCCCGCTACAAGAGCGCCGACTTCGCCCGCGACACCGCCGCCGTCATGACCGGCGCCGGCTTCCGCGCCGCCCTGCTCCCCCGCCCCCTCCCCACCCCCGTCCTGGCCTTCGCCATCCGCCACCTCGGCGCCGTCGCGGGCATCGAGGTCACCGCGAGCCACAACCCGCCCCGCGACAACGGCTACAAGGTCTACCTCGGCGACGGCTCCCAGATCGTCCCGCCCGCCGACACCGACATCGCCACCGCAATCGCCGCGATCGGCAGCCTCAACGACGTCCCCCGCCCGGACAGTGGCTGGGAGACGCTGGGCGACGACGTCCTGGACGCGTACCTCGCCCGCACCGACGCCGTCCTCACCCCCGGCTCCCCCCGCACCGCCCGCGTCGTCTACACCCCGATGCACGGGGTCGGCCGCGACACCCTCACCGCCGCCTTCGCCCGCGCGGGCTTCCCGGCCCCGACCGTGGTCGCCGCACAGGCCGACCCCGACCCGGCGTTCCCGACCGTCGCGTTCCCGAACCCGGAGGAGCCGGGCGCGATGGACCTGGCGTTCGCCACCGCCAGAGACCTGGGTGCCACCACCGACCCCACCGCCGGCCCCGACGCCGTGGACGTCGTCATCGCCAACGACCCGGACGCCGACCGCTGCGCGGTAGCCGTACCGACCCCCGCCGGAGCGCCCCCGGCCCACGGCTGGCGCATGCTGCGCGGCGACGAGGTCGGCGCGCTGCTCGCCACGCACCTGGTGCACAAGCGGGCCCACGGCACCGTCGCGACGACGATCGTCTCGTCCTCGCTCCTCTCCCGGATCGCGGCCGCCGCCGGCCTGGCGTACGCCGAGACGCTGACCGGCTTCAAGTGGCTCGCGCGGGTGGACGGCCTGCGCTACGCCTTCGAGGAGGCGCTCGGCTACTGCGTGGACCCGGACGGCGTGCGCGACAAGGACGGCATCACGGCCGCGCTGCTGATCGCGGAGCTGACGTCGGAGCTGAAGGAACAGGGCCGCACCCTCTCCGACCTCCTGGACGACATCGCGCTCGCGCACGGTCTGCACGCGACCGACCAGTTGTCCGTACGCGTGGAGGACCTCTCCGTGATCGCCACGGCGATGAAGCGGCTGCGCGAACAGCCGCCGACCGTACTGGCGGGCCTGGCCGTGAGGTCGACGGACGATCTGGCCCGGGGCACCGAGACCCTCCCCCCGACGGACGGTCTGCGCTACCACCTCTCCGGCGACGGAACGATCCGCTCGGCCCGGGTGATCGTCCGCCCGAGCGGCACCGAGCCGAAGCTGAAGTGCTACCTGGAGGTGGTGGTGGACGTCCCCGGGGCGGACGCGCTGGCCACGGCCCGTACGACGGCGGAGACGGCGCTGGCGTCGCTCAGGACGGACCTCGCGACGGCGGCGGGCATCTGA